Sequence from the Pedobacter sp. D749 genome:
GCCTCAATTGGGCCAATACCCATGATGCGCGGCGGAACACCTGCGACACCATAACTTACCAACCTGGCAATAGGCTCGGCATTCAATTCCTTCATTTTCTTTTCAGAAACCACCAAAACAAAGGCTGCACCATCAGATGTTTGCGATGAATTACCCGCAGTTACACTTCCAACCGCATCGAATACCGGTTTCAGTTTCGCCAACTTTTCTAAAGTAGTATCAGCACGCGGACCTTCATCGGTATCAACCACATAAGAACGGGTTTTCTTTTTTAGGTTGGCATCAAGATAATTTTCATTTACCGTGATTGGCAGAACACCATCTTTTAAATGACCGTTTTTTATCGCATGAATAGCTTTCTCATGAGATTTTAACGAAAATGCATCCTGATCTTCACGACTCACATTATATTCTTTAGCAACAGCCTCAGCGGTTAAGCCCATGCCCCAATACCAATCTGGATTGTTTTTTGCCACCTCTGCATTAGGCACCAGTTTCCAGCCACCGAAAGGCATTCCACTCATTACCTCAACGCCACCTGCAATGATACAATCGGCCATGCCAGCCTTAATTTTAGCAACTGCAGTGGCAATGGTATCTAAACCCGACGCACAGTAGCGGTTCACCGTAACACCAGGAACTTTATCGGTATCTAAACCCATTAGGGAGATCATACGGCCAATATTTAAGCCTTGCTCTGCCTCTGGTGTAGCGTTACCTACTATTACATCATCAATCTGTTCGTTATCTAAATTCGGAACTGATGCCACTAAAGCCCTGATTACCTCTGCGGCTAAATCATCTGCTCTTGTAAAACGGAATACGCCACGGGGTGCTTTACCCACTGCTGTACGATATCCGGCTATAATATATGCTTCCATTGTTTAGTATCTAGTAGTTAGAATCAAGTATCCAGACTTAATTCTAGCATTATTATTTTATTTGTTATTTACTATGAGTAATTTTTTTCGACAATCGTATCTTGATACTTGATACTCTTATCTTGATACTGATATCTTAATATTCAACTCACTAATTCCTCAACGGTTTCCCTTTTGTAATAATACTCTGAATCCTTTCCAAACTCTTCCTTTCACCCGCAAGTGATAGAAAAGCTTCTCTTTCCAGATCCAATAAGTATTGCTCGGTTACTTCTGTTGGCGCAGATAAATCACCACCACACATTACATAACCTAATTTCTCGGATATTTTTTTATCGTGTTCAGAAATAAAATGCCCGGCGTACATGCTGTTTGCACCTGCATAAACAATTCCTAAACCTTGCTTTCCTAATACTTTAATGTCGTTACGCTGAACGGGTTTGGTATATCCTGCATCGGCCAGTTCTATCGCTTTTGCTTTTGCATCAGCCAATAAACGGTTCCGGTTCATTGAGATCGAGAATTTATCTTTTTGCAGATAACCCAGTTCGTAGGCTTCGTAACCCGAAGTGGAAACTTTAGCCATTCCTATGGTTAGAAAGCGATCTTTCAAGGCATTCTGCACAATCTGATCGTCTTTATATTCATCAGATGCACGTAAAGCAAACTCTTTAGTACCGCCGCCGCCAGGGATAACGCCCACGCCAAATTCAACCAAACCCATATAAGTTTCGGCGGATAGCTGCACGTGATCAGCATGCAAGCTAAACTCGCAACCACCGCCTAAGGTTAAATTATGTGGTGCTACTACAACCGGAATAGAAGAATAACGGATGCGCATTGAGGTATTCTGGAACATTCTGATCGCCATGTTCAATTCATCCCACTCCTGCTCCACCGCCATCATAAAAATCATCCCCACATTTGCTCCGGCAGAAAAATTTGCCCCATCGTTCCCGATCACCAAACCGCGGTAATCTTTCTCGGCCATATCAATGGCTTTGTTGATACCTGAAATTACATCACCGCCAATGGTATTCATTTTAGTGTGGAATTCTACATTTAGAATGCCATCGCCCAGATCAATAATGGAAACACCTGAATTTTTCCAAAGGGTTTTATTTTCACGTAGGTTATCTAAAATGATAAATTCATCTGTCCCCGGTAATGCTTTATAGGTTTTAGAAGGAATATCGTAATATTTTTTAACGCCATTTTCTACTTTATAGAATGAAGTATTTCCGGCATCAAGCATTTCGTGTACCCAAGCCGCAGCTTTATTACCATATTGCTCCATTCCTTCGATGGCTTCTTTTACACCAACGGCATCCCACAATTCGAATGGGCCAAGCTCCCAGCCAAAACCAGCTCGCATGGCATCGTCAATACGATACAATTCATCAGAAATTTCAGGGATTCTGTCTGATACATATTCAAATAAACCGAAAGAAGAATGACGGAACAATTCACCTGCCTTATCTTTTCCTTTGGCAAAAATCTTCATCCGCTCACGGAGGTTCTCCACCGGTTTGGTCATTTCTAAAGTCGCCGATTTTACTTTTTGCTGAGGCTTATATTCAAGGGTTTTTAAATCTAACGCCAGGATTTCGGTTTTACCGTCAGCAGATTTGGTTTTTTTATAGAAACCTTGTTTAGTTTTATCGCCAAGCCATTTGTTCTCTTCCATTTTTTGCACGTATGCAGGAAGTTTAAACAAATCGTGTGCTTTATCATCCGGACAGTTATCATAAAGCCCTTTAGCCACCTTAATCATGGTATCTAAACCTACCACATCAGAGGTACGGAAAGTAGCCGATTTTGGTCTGCCCAACGCTGGCCCTGTAAATTTATCAACTTCTTCTACTGTCAGATCTAATTTTTCAACCAAATGCAACAATGCCATAATGGAATAAACACCTACACGGTTTGCAATAAAGGCTGGCGTATCTTTACATAAAACAGTTGTTTTGCCTAAAAATTTATCACCATAATGCATCAGGAAATCAACAATTTCTGGCTGAGTATGCGGCGTAGGAATAACCTCCAATAATTTTAAATAGCGGGGCGGATTGAAAAAGTGTGTTCCGCAGAAATGCGATTTAAAATCTTCACTTCTTCCTTCAGCCATTAAATGAATAGGAATACCAGAAGTATTTGAAGTGATTAAAGTACCTGGTTTACGGAATTGCTCTACCTGCTCGAAAACTTTTTTCTTGATATCAAGATTTTCGACTACGACTTCAATTACCCAATCGTAATCGACAATTTTCGACATATCATCGTCGAAATTTCCAGTCTTGATTTTATTTAATGCTTTTTTGGTATAAACTGGCGATGGATTTGTTTTTACAGCCGTTTGCAAAGCTGTATTTACAATTCGGTTTTTTACAGCTGGGTTATCCAGTGCTAATCCTTTTGCCTGCTCTTCAGGGCTCAAATCTTTAGGGGCAATATCCAGTAGCAAAACCTCAACACCAATATTGGCGAAGTGGCATGCAATACGAGAACCCATAATACCTGAACCTAGAACAGCAACTTTATTAATGCTTCGTTTCATCAGTATATATTTTTCTTTTATGGTCCGATGTAACCTGTTATGTAAAATTACACAGCAGATTTCATGATTATATTTATTAATCTACAGTATAGGCTACTGTGATATCATTTAGTTTGATAAGCAGGTTAATAAAAGTCTCTTTTTCTTTTTTCGAAAAATGCTCATCAAGATATTCATTAAATTTTCGAACAACCCCCTTGGCCAAATGTTTTTTCTCTTTCCCAAAATCAGTCAGAAAAACCTTTACCGAACGTTTATCACCTGCAGATGTTTCACGGTAAATGAGGTTAGCCTCTTCCATATTATTTAACATCCTAGACAAACTGGTTGCCTTAACCCCAAGCAAGCCAGCTAAATTAGAAACTGCAGTTCCTTCAGCATCATCAATATTAATAAGCATGTAACCAATGGCCTGGGTAATCCCAAAACTAGATGCCATTTGATTGTACTTATTAAACATATTTTGCCAGGCAAACTTAACATGGTAATCTATGGTTTGTTGTTGTTTCATTTTCACTAATTTATTATGCTTGCATAACAAAGCTAATGAATGTATTTTGTTAATGCAATAGAAAAATTCAAAATATTTGTCAAATTTTTCTTATCATAGTCATACACAAAATGAAAACACATTATATGTTAAAAATGAAACAAATACTCTTGTTTAGTCTGTTCATATTATGGGCTACAATTTGCCAAAGCCAGGTATCTTATTTCGGAAAAGCCCTGTTAAACAGTCAAAAATTAGAGATTTTTAAAAAAACAACCACCTTATTTACTTTGCAGTATGCTGATTATGCTGAGCTGGAAAAATTTGATCAGGCCATTAAAAAAAACTGGACCATTACACCATATAAAATTATTAAGCCCGAAGAGCTGGCCCGTTATGATACGCTTGCAAATTATTCAGTTTTTCATTTTGATGCTTATGCAGAGGAGTCGGATAGTACATCCAACCTGAATATAATTTATGCACTGAAATTATTAACACCGTCTAAAAAACCAAAAGTAAAGGAAGAAAGTATATTGGCAACAGTTGCGCTTTTTGCTGACCCTAACACCAATCTGCTTGTCAGAACGCAAGACCAACAATATGGAAGCAAAAAAAGTATAAAAAATAATATTTTATCATATTTCTATAACAAGTCTAGTTTCTTTAACTGGTCGCCAGGCTTTTTAACGGGTTATTTAAAACAGATTAATGATGGATTGCTTGCAAATGAAAACTGCAGTATAGATTATCAATTTTATAATAAAGTACGCTTACCTGAATTGGCAAAGGAAACACTTTATATACCCCAATATATTAAGGAAGTGTTTTCTTCAAGATTAACACTTTTACCAGCATCAGGTATTATTGCTGAACCTTATAATTACAAACTTAAATTCATATCGTACAAAGAACTTGATAGTTTAATTCTGAATAAAACTGCCAATGTTAAATATGTAGTTTACACACAGCGATCCAGCGATAAAATAATCAGTATATATGATAGCAAAGACGATAAGATTATTTATCAGCGCTTTTATCCGCAATCAACAAATTTTGAGATGAATGATTTAAGCGAGATTAAAAAGGTAATTGTTTCACTTAAATAAGTTGAATTCAAATAATATCTATTGCGCTGTCATTCTGAACGCAGTGAAGAATCCCTGACAAAAGAGCCACTAGTTTTATTATTTCAAAAGACTGTTGCGTTAGAGTTAGTTTAACAAAGATCCTTCACTGCACTACCATTGACAGACTCCAATAGAGTGGTCGTCATCTCTACCGCAGCAACGCGAAGTGGAGAGATCTCTCAAAACAGATTTCTCGACTGCGTTGCACTCCGCTCGAAAGGACGGTAACACGAGGAATTTTTACATGTAGATTAATTACTGTTATTTATATTGATTTTTATAAAATAAATTACCCCTCAGGATGACAAATTCGTTTTTATGAATACTAAGCAAAAAACAGCTGGTTATTATAAACAAAACCTCTTAAACCAAAAAAGTCCCGATTTTCATCGGGACTTTTTAAATGCTGTTAAAAACAGACTAGTAAAGTGTAAACTCTACACGACGGTTTTGTTGACGGCCTTTTGCTGTTTTATTGGTAGCAATTGGTTGGCCCATACCGTAACCTGTAGCTTCAATACGCGATGCATTTGCACCTTGAGAAACTAAGTAAGCTTTTACAGATTCTGCTCTATCTTTCGATAAACGCAAGTTTAATTCTTTTGAACCTGTATTATCTGTATGACCAGCTAATTTTAAGCTAAAGTTTTTCTGAATCAATAATGCAGCAACTCTGTTTAAAGAGGCATAAGATTTAGAACGGATGGTTGCTTTACCTAAATCGAATTCCAAGTTTTTAATCGCTTCGTTAACCACTTTACGATCTTCTTCAGTTACGATTACTTTTTCTACAACTTTTTCAGGAGTTTTTAATGGACAACCAGCACCATCAACAACAGTTCCTGCTGGTGTATCCGGACATTTATCTAATTTATCAGCAACACCATCTCCATCTGTATCTTTCAGGATGTCGTTCATTTCTGAACGTAGTTTTGCATTCTCAGCTTTTTGAGCATTCAAATCAGATTTTAAACCATCTGCGGTTTGTCTTGCTTTTAATGCTTCATCATAAGTTAAAGCTACCGGATTATGGAAAGCCAATTGTTTTCCGGTACCTAAAGCAAATTCTAAACCAGCATATGCATAGTTGTATTTATCATTACTGCCTCTGTAGTAACCGTCTAAGTTGTCGCCATCAAGGAATGTAATTGTCCAACCTAAATCGAGGTTAACCGCATCAGAGATTTTAAACTTAGCACCTAAACCTACAGGAATAATCAATTCGTTGATATTTTTATCACCTGCATATAAAAAAGTACCAGCTGCTGTGGTAATAGTAGGTTTATAACCTGCAATACCAGCACCGGCAGAAGCATAAAGCTGTAAAGCATTCTCTTTTTTAAACATATCGATATTGAACATGTTTACTACAGCATTTAAACTTCCTGAATAAGATAATTGAGTATCAAAATCTTTTACAGGAGAGTTGTTTACCATACCATTTTCATAAGGCTCGGTATTATCGCCTTTTAATTTACCACGAACTCCATCTAAGCGAAGAGAGAAATAAGGTGTAAATTGTTTTTTAATGTAAAGGCCATAACCGAAACCTGATTTGTTATTACTGAAATCATTTTTTCCACCCAATGGTGATAATGGTGTAAGTACACCGGCGTTTACGCCGACAGACCAGGTTCTGAAAGTTGTTGTTGAAGTTGCAGGGCTATCTTGAGCTGAGGCAACCGACCCAATTAATAAACCAGCAAGTGCAACTGGTAGGGTTTTGAATAATTGTAGTTTCATAATTTTATGTATAACGTTGGATAGCGTCTCTCAGTCTTTACAATTGCCATACCAAAAATACAATTGGGTAAAAATACTTATCAACTTTTCAACACTAATTACCTATGAAGCAAACGTGTAGAAATAAAAAAAATAGTTAAAAAAGTAAGCACACCGCTAAAAGCGCCTCATTTTATGGATTTCCATAAAAAACTTAAGTTTCAGCATTCAAAACCTGTTTAACTGCCATTTTACAGATCAATGCTGATACCGGGGATTTCTGAATAACAGATAAATATTTACAATTCTCTTCTTGGTCGATTATCACCTGATATTGTATCTACTTTATTATATATCAATTGATATCACCGGCAAATTTCCATCTGGTACTAAAATTTTCTGGCAATTGCTGGTTGGTTAATAAGGCTCTTACCATTTCTACGGGCATATTATTTTCGTGCAATATGCGATTATGAAACTCAACATTGGTCATTTTACCGCTTTCTACCAATTCTTTGTGCAACGCCCTAAATTGTAATCCGCCTAACATGTATCCAATTTGATACAACGGCCCATACCCACCGGTAAACGATCTTCGTACTTCAGCCACTGCATTGGCACGCTCAAAACCAACACGATCTACTAAAAAGTCGATACACTGCTGAGGTGTCCATTTACCTAAATGGTAATTCATCGAAAAAACAATACGCGCACAACGGTGCATGCGCCAAAAAAGCATTCCAATTTTATCTCCCGGAGATTTTGCGAAATTCTGGTCCCACAGCAACATCTCCCAGTACAGCGACCAGCCTTCCGTCCAGAAAGGAGTACCAAATACTTTGCGATAAGGCTTGTAGCGGCTTTGCATAAAATATTGAAGGTTGTGTCCCGGAATAAGTTCATGAAAAACTACGGCTCTTGAAAAATGCCTGTTATTACCGCGCAGGGTCATCATTTTCGCATCTTCGCTCATGTCTTCTGTCGGATAAGCAATTAATACGGATTCGCCACCCAGAAAAAACGGAGCAAATAATTGTTCCTTCGGACTTAACATGCGCATGCGCCAGCCTTCTTTGGCCAGGGAAGGAATGGCGATGAGTTTATTTTTTTCTACAAAATTGATGGCTTCATTGGCTAGTTCATAAACAAGTTCAGGCTGTTTACCTAATTCAGGGTAATCGGTTTTTACCTTTTCCAATGCTTTTTTCCAATCGTTACCAAAGCCCATTGATTGGGAGGCTTTTAGCATTTCGGCATCACACCAGGCAAATTCCCTCATTGCAATAGCCTCAATCTGCTCAGGTGTATAAGCAATCATCTCATCGTTTAAACTGCTTAATAGAGCCGTTCTTCCTATCGGATTACCAATAATACCACTTCCATCATCTTTGGCATTAGAGGGTTTAGCTATTTTATCCAGTACAAGAGCGTATTCCTTTAATGCGTCTACTACATCCGGATAAACTGCTTTTGTGGCTTTGGTAAATTGCGGATCGTAACCATCATAAAATTTATAAGC
This genomic interval carries:
- a CDS encoding 3-hydroxyacyl-CoA dehydrogenase/enoyl-CoA hydratase family protein → MKRSINKVAVLGSGIMGSRIACHFANIGVEVLLLDIAPKDLSPEEQAKGLALDNPAVKNRIVNTALQTAVKTNPSPVYTKKALNKIKTGNFDDDMSKIVDYDWVIEVVVENLDIKKKVFEQVEQFRKPGTLITSNTSGIPIHLMAEGRSEDFKSHFCGTHFFNPPRYLKLLEVIPTPHTQPEIVDFLMHYGDKFLGKTTVLCKDTPAFIANRVGVYSIMALLHLVEKLDLTVEEVDKFTGPALGRPKSATFRTSDVVGLDTMIKVAKGLYDNCPDDKAHDLFKLPAYVQKMEENKWLGDKTKQGFYKKTKSADGKTEILALDLKTLEYKPQQKVKSATLEMTKPVENLRERMKIFAKGKDKAGELFRHSSFGLFEYVSDRIPEISDELYRIDDAMRAGFGWELGPFELWDAVGVKEAIEGMEQYGNKAAAWVHEMLDAGNTSFYKVENGVKKYYDIPSKTYKALPGTDEFIILDNLRENKTLWKNSGVSIIDLGDGILNVEFHTKMNTIGGDVISGINKAIDMAEKDYRGLVIGNDGANFSAGANVGMIFMMAVEQEWDELNMAIRMFQNTSMRIRYSSIPVVVAPHNLTLGGGCEFSLHADHVQLSAETYMGLVEFGVGVIPGGGGTKEFALRASDEYKDDQIVQNALKDRFLTIGMAKVSTSGYEAYELGYLQKDKFSISMNRNRLLADAKAKAIELADAGYTKPVQRNDIKVLGKQGLGIVYAGANSMYAGHFISEHDKKISEKLGYVMCGGDLSAPTEVTEQYLLDLEREAFLSLAGERKSLERIQSIITKGKPLRN
- a CDS encoding MarR family winged helix-turn-helix transcriptional regulator; the protein is MKQQQTIDYHVKFAWQNMFNKYNQMASSFGITQAIGYMLINIDDAEGTAVSNLAGLLGVKATSLSRMLNNMEEANLIYRETSAGDKRSVKVFLTDFGKEKKHLAKGVVRKFNEYLDEHFSKKEKETFINLLIKLNDITVAYTVD
- a CDS encoding DUF6089 family protein, which translates into the protein MKLQLFKTLPVALAGLLIGSVASAQDSPATSTTTFRTWSVGVNAGVLTPLSPLGGKNDFSNNKSGFGYGLYIKKQFTPYFSLRLDGVRGKLKGDNTEPYENGMVNNSPVKDFDTQLSYSGSLNAVVNMFNIDMFKKENALQLYASAGAGIAGYKPTITTAAGTFLYAGDKNINELIIPVGLGAKFKISDAVNLDLGWTITFLDGDNLDGYYRGSNDKYNYAYAGLEFALGTGKQLAFHNPVALTYDEALKARQTADGLKSDLNAQKAENAKLRSEMNDILKDTDGDGVADKLDKCPDTPAGTVVDGAGCPLKTPEKVVEKVIVTEEDRKVVNEAIKNLEFDLGKATIRSKSYASLNRVAALLIQKNFSLKLAGHTDNTGSKELNLRLSKDRAESVKAYLVSQGANASRIEATGYGMGQPIATNKTAKGRQQNRRVEFTLY
- a CDS encoding DUF885 family protein; translated protein: MRKLFSIFLFLTVAVQSHAQTNEASLVSPLINQYQADETMLNRKYTLKRSDEYFTRMESFYTEWQKQLRALPFKKLTANERVDYILLKRNIRSDSAILQQQYAEFKSNIFTLPFAKTVLDFEAKRRIGTQQDGKIIQQQFEQLKEAIQQTTKAVKNKDLIVTPVQASWAEQTVNQYLAVFTEAYKFYDGYDPQFTKATKAVYPDVVDALKEYALVLDKIAKPSNAKDDGSGIIGNPIGRTALLSSLNDEMIAYTPEQIEAIAMREFAWCDAEMLKASQSMGFGNDWKKALEKVKTDYPELGKQPELVYELANEAINFVEKNKLIAIPSLAKEGWRMRMLSPKEQLFAPFFLGGESVLIAYPTEDMSEDAKMMTLRGNNRHFSRAVVFHELIPGHNLQYFMQSRYKPYRKVFGTPFWTEGWSLYWEMLLWDQNFAKSPGDKIGMLFWRMHRCARIVFSMNYHLGKWTPQQCIDFLVDRVGFERANAVAEVRRSFTGGYGPLYQIGYMLGGLQFRALHKELVESGKMTNVEFHNRILHENNMPVEMVRALLTNQQLPENFSTRWKFAGDIN
- a CDS encoding acetyl-CoA C-acyltransferase; translation: MEAYIIAGYRTAVGKAPRGVFRFTRADDLAAEVIRALVASVPNLDNEQIDDVIVGNATPEAEQGLNIGRMISLMGLDTDKVPGVTVNRYCASGLDTIATAVAKIKAGMADCIIAGGVEVMSGMPFGGWKLVPNAEVAKNNPDWYWGMGLTAEAVAKEYNVSREDQDAFSLKSHEKAIHAIKNGHLKDGVLPITVNENYLDANLKKKTRSYVVDTDEGPRADTTLEKLAKLKPVFDAVGSVTAGNSSQTSDGAAFVLVVSEKKMKELNAEPIARLVSYGVAGVPPRIMGIGPIEAIPKALKQAGLKKEDIDLIELNEAFASQSLAVIRTLDLNPEVINVNGGAIALGHPLGCTGAKLTVQIMNELKRQNKKYGMVTMCVGTGQGAAGIFELF